From the genome of Pseudonocardia sp. EC080619-01:
TGTCGATCGCGTACGGCAGCGACAGCGGGCTGGAGTAGCCCAGCGCCCCGCCGAACTCCGAGCCGAAGGCCGGGAGGAAGGCCACCCGGCCCTCACGGACCGCCGGGATCGCGGCGAACACCGGGTCGGCCATGGCCTCCGCCTTGGTCCGCCCGATGACGACGATGACGTCGTTGTCCAGCTGGCCCTGCTGCTCCAGCGACAGCGTGGGCGAGTCGGCCCGCACCTGGAACCCGAGGCCCGCGAACAGCTGGGCGCGCAGGTCGTCGGTGCCGAGGTTGTACGGCTCCCCCTCGACGTAGAACGCCATGCTCAGCTTCTTGCCGGCGAAGTCGGGGTGCTGCTGCTTCGCCTCGTCGAACTTCTGCTGCGTCGCGGCGATGACCTCGTCGGCCTGCTCGGTGCGGCCGAGCGCCTGGCCGGTCACCCGGGTCTGCACGTCCCAGGTCGAGGCGTTGGTGCCGTCCTCGGTCGGCTGGGCGACCGTCGGGGCGATCTTGGAGAGCGCGTCGTAGGTGCCGCGGTCGATGAACGAGTACACGCCGAGGATGAGGTCCGGCTGCAGCGCGGCGATCTGCTCGATCGGCAGGTTGCTGGCGTCGAGGACCTCGGGGGTCGGCCCGAGCGGCGGCTGCGGCAGCCACGGCCGCTGCTGGAACGGGAAGTCGCCGATGACCTGGCGCTCGGCGACCGGCTGCACGCCGAGCGCCATCACGAAGTCGGCCTCGTTGTAGCCGATCGCGACGACGCGCTGCGGCTGCTGCGGGATCGTCGTCGAGCCGAAGGCGTGCTGGAGCGTGACGGGGAACGCCCCGGCCGGGGCCTCCGCACCGGACGGCGCGGCCTGCTCGCCACCACCGCCGGACGAGCAACCTGCCAGCGCGAGGAGCAGGACCGCGCAGGCGGCGATCGTGCGCAGGAGAGGACGGGGCATTTCTGATCCTTTCCGGTGGACCCGCAGGTCGCGGATCACGTGTGTGTCCCGGCCCGCGAGGGCCCGGTCTCGGTGGGTTCCGGGGCTCCGCCGCCGCGGGCGCCGGACCAGGCGGCCCACAGCCGGGCGTAGCGCCCGCCCGCGGCGACGAGGTCGTCGTGCGGGCCCTGCTCGACCACCCGGCCGGCCTCCAGCACCACGACGCGGTCGGCCGCCGCGGCCTGGGTGAGCCGGTGCGCGACGACGAGGCCGGTGCGCCCGGCCAGCGCGGCCTCGGCGGACTCCTCCAGCGCGCGGGCACCGGCGCTGCCGGCCTCCGCGGTCGCCTCGTCGAGCACCAGCACCGCCGGGTCGGTGAGCACGACCCGGGCCAGCGCCAGCTGCTGGGCGGCGACGACCGGGAGCCGGTGCCCGCCGTCGCCGACGACGGTGTCCAGGCCGCCGGGGAGGGCACGGGCCCAGTCCCCGGCCCCGACCCGGTCGAGCGCGGCGAGCA
Proteins encoded in this window:
- a CDS encoding iron-siderophore ABC transporter substrate-binding protein codes for the protein MPRPLLRTIAACAVLLLALAGCSSGGGGEQAAPSGAEAPAGAFPVTLQHAFGSTTIPQQPQRVVAIGYNEADFVMALGVQPVAERQVIGDFPFQQRPWLPQPPLGPTPEVLDASNLPIEQIAALQPDLILGVYSFIDRGTYDALSKIAPTVAQPTEDGTNASTWDVQTRVTGQALGRTEQADEVIAATQQKFDEAKQQHPDFAGKKLSMAFYVEGEPYNLGTDDLRAQLFAGLGFQVRADSPTLSLEQQGQLDNDVIVVIGRTKAEAMADPVFAAIPAVREGRVAFLPAFGSEFGGALGYSSPLSLPYAIDTVNPLLDGALKGEAPGT